DNA from Thermoleophilum album:
GCGCTCGTCACTCGACACCTACCGGGTCGTGCGCGCGTTTGACCGCGCGCTCTGCGCCGACGAGCGGCTGGCAGCGCTTCCGCACCGCCTGGTTTCGTGCGTCGACGACGGCTCGGGCCTAGGGCTGCGGGCCGACGCCGATCTCGCACTCGTGCCGGCAGCGGCCGACCCCGCTCGGCGACTCGAGCTGCTCGTTGGTGGTTGCCCAAGTGGACTCGAGAGTGAGCTTGCGACGGCACACGAGCTGTTGCTCGACGCGTTGCGCGCCTTCCTGCGCCTGTCCGATCGGGCGACAAAGGCCCCGCGCAACGTCCACGAACTTCCCGGCGGGGCGTCGCGGCTTGCCCAGGAGCTGGGCGCGCAACTCGGCCCGCCGCTGCTCGCCGAGCGCTGCGCGCCGTCGCAGGAGCGCCCGCTCGGCGAGATCGAACAGCGTGACCGACGACGGGCGGTGTTCGCCCTCGCTCCACTCGGGCGTACTGACGCCGGCTCGCTGCTGGCGCTCGCCGACGGGCTCGACGAGCTGGGGCTGCGGGAGCTGCGCGTCACTCCCTGGCGTTCGCTCGGCGTGCTCGACCTCGCGCCCGAGCAGGCGCAGCGGGTTGCGCAGCTCTTGACGGCCGCCGGCCTCGTCTGCGATCGCTCCTCGGGGTGGGTCGGTCTCAGTGCTTGTGCCGGTCTCGGGGCGTGCGGCAAGGCGCGTGCCGACGTCCGCGTCGCGGCGGCCTCGCGCGCTGCTGTGCGCGGGGCTAGCGATCCACCCGAGCACTGGTCGGCGTGCGAGCGTCGGTGCGGTGAGCCGGAGCGGCCGGAAGCGATCCGCGTGGTCGCGACCGCGGTGGGGGTCGTCGTTGAAGGCCCCGGCGGCGAGCGCCAGCTCGGGTCGGTGGAGGCGGCCGCCGGCGCGCTCGGGAGCGTGGGCGCCGGCGCCACCGGAGGCGCGAACACGGGCGGCGCCGCGCCATCGGGGAGTAGCGCGCCCACGGGGGGTACCGGGGGCGCAGGCGCTGCAGCCGGCGCGAGTGCACACCCCGCTGCCGTGCCCGGCGACCTCGACTACCTGCGCGACGGTCGCGAGATTTACCGTCGCTCGTTCGCGACGATCCGGGCCGAGGCTCGTCTCGAACGCTTCGCGGGGCCGCTCGAGCGCTGCGTCGTGCGGATGATCCACGCCTGCGGGATGGTCGACCTGGCCGACGACGTCGAGGCCTCGCCGGGCTTCGCAGCGGCCGCCACGGCAGCGCTGCGCGGCGGTGCGGCGATCCTCTGCGACACGGAGATGGTCGCCGCCGGCATCACGCGCCGCCGGCTACCGGCCGACAACGAGGTCGTCTGCACGCTCGGCGACCCACGCGCAGCGGAGCTCGCTCGCGAGCTCGCCACCACTCGCACCGCCGCCGCCGTCGAACTCTGGCGGGAGCGCATCGAAGGGGCCCTGGTGGTAGTCGGCAACGCGCCCACCGCCCTCTTCCAGCTGCTGATTCGCCTCGAGGAGGGTTGGCCACGGCCGGCCGCGGTGATCGGCGTGCCGGTCGGTTTCGTCGGTGCCGCCGAGTCGAAACGGGCGCTAGCCGCGCGTCGCCACCTCGTCGAGTTCCTCGTCGTCCACGGTCGACGCGGCGGCAGCGCGATCGCTGCCGCCGCCGTCAACGCGCTCGCCAGCGAGGAGGAGTGAGCCCCGGGTGGTTCAGCACACTCGCAACTTCCGGAACTCGGAACGATCGCTCCGTCGATGAAAGACAACGGCGCGCGCGGGCAAGGGCTTTTGATCGGCGTCGGTCTGGGACCCGGCGACCCCGAACTAGTGACGCCGAAGGCGCAGAAAGCGATCGCCCGCGCCGAGGTTGTTGCCTATCCGAGCGCCCGTCACGGCCGTAGCGTCGCGCGCTCGATCGCCGAGCCGTACCTGCGCGAAGGGCAGGAAGAGCTGCCGCTCGTGTTCCCGCTTACGACCGAGCCGGAAGACCCTCGAGGGGGCTACGAACAAGCGTTGGTCGCGGCCTACGACGAGTGGGCGCAGGCGATCGCCGAACGGCTCGCGGCGGGCCGCACCGTCGCTTTTTTGTGCGAGGGCGACCCCTTCGTCTACGGCTCCTACATCTATCTGCACGAGCGCCTCGCGCCGCGCTTCCGCTGCGAGGTCGTACCGGGCGTTCCATCCTTTTGCGCGGCGGCCGCCGCCGCCGGGGTGCCGCTCGCGAAACGCGACGATGCGCTGACCGTTCTGCCGGGCACGCTGCCCGAGGAGGAGCTAGCGCGGCGGCTCGCGGCCGCCGACGCCGCGACCGTGCTGAAGCTCGGCCGCACCTTCGGCAGCGTCCGACGCGCCGCGCAGGCGGCCGGTGTGGCCGAGCGAGCGGTCTACGTCGAACGAGCGAGTACCGACCGTGAGCGCGTCGAGCGGCTCCCGGAGGTGGCTGGGGACGTGCCGTACATGTCGATCCTGTTGGTGCCCACCGGCGACCGCAGCCCGGCCGGCAAGCGACGACCGCAGCGGCATGAGCGCAGCCTCGTGACGGTCGTGGGCATTGGTCCGGGTGCACCCGACTGGCTCACGCCGGAGGCCCACGCGGCGCTCTGCGACGCCGACGAGCTGGTCGGTTACGCGCCATACCTCGAGCGGGTGCCCCGCCGCCCCGGGCAGCGTCGCCACCCGTCCGACAACCGACAGGAGCTGGAGCGTGCCCGCCAGGCGATCGCACTGGCGCGCGAGGGCCGGCGGGTGGCGGTGGTCTCGTCCGGTGATCCCGGGGTGTTCGCGATGGCCACGGCGGTTTGCGAGGCGCTCGACCGCGACGGCCTCGCGGAAGCCGTCGACCTGCAAGTGATTCCCGGCATCACCGCGATGCAGGCGGCGGCGGCTCGCGTCGGCGCGCCGCTCGGCCACGACTTCTGCGTACTTTCGCTTTCCGACCGCCTGAAGCCGTGGGCGCTCATCGAGCGACGCTTGCGCGCGGCCTCTGCCGGCGACCTGGTGCTGGCGCTCTACAACCCCGCCTCGCGCTCCCGTCGCGAACAGCTCGAGCGGGCTCGGAAGCTGCTGCTCGAGCATCGTGACGGCAGCACCCCGGTAGTGGTCGCGCGAGCGCTGGGGTCGCCGGAGGAAGCGGTAGAAGTGACGACCCTCGCGGACCTCGACTGCTCGCGCATTGACATGCGGTGTCTCTTGATCGTCGGCTCCTCGCGCACCCGCGTCGTCGCGCGCGGCGGGCAACGCCCAGCGATCGTCTACACCCCGCGCAGCTACTGAGGGACTAGGCAACGGCCAAGGGAGCTGCGCCGCGCTGGTAGCGCCCGCGCGCCGGCGGGTATTACTAGGGCATGACCACTCAAGCCACACAGGGGAGGCTCGAAGGGCGCCCCCGCGAGCTCGCCGAGGCGCCCAACTTCACCAACCTGATCACCCGCAACGCCGACGGATCGCTGCATTCGACGGTTGTCTGGCAGCACGTCGATGACCGCGGGCTGATCCGACTCAACAGCGCGGAGGGGCGGCGCTGGCCAGCGAACGTGCGGCGGGATCCACGCGTCTTGCTGACGATCATGAACCTCGAGAACCCGTACGAGTACGTGGTGATCGAGGGACGCGTGGTCGAGGACACGCACGAGGGAGCCGACCAGGAGATCGACGAGCTGGCTAAGAAGTACCTGGGCCTCGACCGCTATCCCTGGCGCGCGGAAGGGGAGGTGCGGATCCGCTTCGCTGTCGAGCCGCTCAAAGTGCGCCACCACGGCGCTTGAGCAAGCGCGCTAACAGCGATGATCGCGCGCGTCAGGGGGCGCCGCACGCGCCTAGCTGAGTCAACCAGGAGAGCGCCTCCTGGGCGTTCGAAACGCTCTCCGCGGGCGGGCGCGGGGGACGCCGAATCACCACCACCGGCAGACCCCGCGCGCGGGCGGCCGCCAGCTTCGCCTCCGTCTGGGGGCCGCCGCTCTCCTTGGTGACGAGCAGCTCGATCGCGTGCTCGTCGAGCAGGGTCAGTTCGCCCTCGAAGGTGAATGGCCCGCGGTCGAGTAGCAGCTGGTGGCGGGCGGGGAGCGGCGCGTTGGGCTGCTCGACGCAGCGAATCAAAAACCAACACCGGTCGACACTCGCGAACGCTGCCAGCTGCTGGCGACCGATCGTCAGGAAGACTCGTTCAGCGAGCTTCGGCACCAGATCGGCCGCGCTTGGCACGTCGGGCACGTAGTGCCAGCGGTCGCCGGGTTGCGGGCGCCACGGTGGCCGCTCAATGCGGATGAGCGGTACGCCAGCATCCCTGCAGGCGGCGACTGCGTGCCGCGAGATGCTCGCTGCGAAGGGGTGGGTCGCGTCGACGACGGCGCGCACGCCGTGGGTCTTGAGCCAGCGCGCGAGCCCAGCGGCGCCCCCGAAGCCGCCAATACGGACTTCGCCCGCTGGTAGACGCGGCTGCGAAACGCGACCGGCCAGCGACGAAACGACCCGCTCGCCGCTCGCAACCAGTGCGTTGGCGAGCTCACGCGCCTCGGCCGTGCCGCCGAGGATCAAGATCGGACCGTCGAGGGGCTGCCCGCCCGATCGTGGCATCGGTTCGAATTGTGTCGGCGCGGTTCCGCCCGCGCCTGCTCGGGCTGGCCGCGGCGGGCGATCGGGGCGCAGCATCGCGATCGGGAGGTTGCTGCGTGGGCGATCGGGCGGGCGCTTGGGTCACACTGAGCTCGTGCCAAGGCGGAGCTCGACTTCTGACGCCGGGTCCGGCGAGCGGCGGCGCGGCAAGCTTCGCTACGGCTGGACCACCGGCGCCTGCGCGCAGGCGGCGGCTGCGGCTGCTTTTGAGGCACTGATCAGCGGTCGTTTCCCCGATCCCGTCACGATCGAGCTGCCACGTGGGCGGCGCCCCGCGTTCCCGCTCGCTGCTCGCGAGCTCGGCGACGGTTGGGCGCGCGCGTGCGTGCGTAAAGACGCCGGCGACGATCCCGACGTCACGCACGGTGCGCTGATCTGCGCGACGGTCCGTTGGCGGGATCAAGCCGCGACGGGCACCTTCTTTCGCGCCGGGCCGGGCGTCGGGACGGTGACGCTGCCCGGCCTCCCCGTGCCGGTCGGGGAGCCGGCGATCAACCCCGCGCCGCGGCGCATGATCCGAGCCGAGCTGGCGCGCGTCGGCGCGCGTCACGGACTCGTCTACGACCCTGAGCTCGGACCACCGCTCGTCGTCGAACTGTCGGTCCCCGGCGGTGAGGAGCTTGCTAAGCGAACCTGGAACCCCCGCCTCGGCATCGTCGGTGGGATCTCGATTCTCGGTACCACCGGTGTCGTGGTTCCCTACTCGTGCTCGGCCTGGATCGCCTCGATCCGGCAAGCCGTCGACGTGGCGATGCGCCAAGGGCTCGACCACCTCGCAGCCGCCACCGGTGACGTCTCGGCTCGCGCCGCGCAGAAACGACATCACCTACCGCAGTTGGCGGTCGTCGACATGGGCGACTTCGTGCAGGCGACGCTGCGCCACATCGCTCGTCGCAAACCCCGCCACCTGACCCTCGCGGGGGGTTTCGGCAAGTTTTCGAAGCTCGCCGCCGGAGCGCTCGACCTGCATTCGTCGCGCTCGCAGGTCGACCGCTCGTTCCTCGCCAGCCTGGCACGGGAGCGCGGTGCCGACGCTCGGCTAGTGCGCTCGATCGAGCAGGCGAACAGCGCCCTCGAGGTGCTCGAGCGCTGCCGCGCGAGTGGCGTCGCGATCGGCACGGCCGTTGCCGAACGAGCTCTCGAGGTCGCGCGGCGCGAGCTCGACGCGGAGCTTTCGCTCGACGTGCTGGTGGTCGATCGCGCCGGACGGATCGTCGGCGAGGCCGCGACGCCCTGAGCCGCACCCACGGGTCGCGTAGCAGCGTTTGACACACCGTCGTAAGATGCCTCCGCGCAGTTCCGGTTGGCTGGTTGGCTAGCCGAGCCGTGCGCGGTTCGTGTTCGAGGGTGGACGGCTCCCTTGGCGAGCCGCGTGGTTCCCCGTAGTCGAGAGACCTGTAAGAGAGGTTGTCGTGACGATTGCCAACAGCGTCCTGTTCGTCGACGCCGGTTACTTGCTCGCGGGTGCAGGCGACGTGCTCTACGGCACCACCTCGCGCGTGGAGATCGCCTGCAACTACGCGGGCCTGATCAACGCCATCAAGACGCGAGTGGCGGAGCACTCGCGCGGCCTGCGGCTTTTGCGCACCTACTGGTACGACGGCGCGCGCGGCGGTATTCCCACTCCCGACCACCGGCTCATCGAGTCGATCCCGTACGTCAAGGTGCGGCTCGGTCGCGTCACCCCGAGCGGCCAGCAGAAGGGGATCGAGACGATGATCGTGCGCGACCTTTTGACGCTGGCGCGCGAGCGCGCGGTGGCACGCGCCTACCTGCTCAGCGGTGACGAGGAACTGTGCGAGGCGGTGCGCGCGGCCCAGGACATGGGCGTTCAGGTGGTCCTGATGGCGCTCGTCGAGGGCGAGCGCACGGGCCGTTCGCACGAGCTTGTACGCGAGGCGGATGAGCTCCTGGAGCTCGACCAGGAGTTCTTGCGTTCCCACTTCCAGCGCCGAGAGTTGCCCGACCGCAGCTCGCTCGAGGAGCTCGACGACGACGCGATCCGCGAGGCCGCCCGCGACTTCGTGGAGCGCTGGCTGGCGATCGCCTCGCGCCGGGAGGTCGACGAGCTGCTCGACGCCGAGCCGCGCATCCCACGCGACATCGACGTGCAGCTGATCGAGTCGGCCGAGGAGACGCTCGGCTCGTTGCGCGACCTACAGGACGCGAAGATCCGCCTGCGCGACTACTTCTGGCAGGCGGTCAAAGAGCAGGCGGCCTAGCGGGCGCGGGCGGGCGAGTAGAGGTGGCTGTCGCGGAAGCCCTCGGCGGCCAGCGCACGGCCCACGACGATCACCGCGTTGCGCTTGATCCCCGCCGCTTCGGCTAGTCGCGCAAGCTCCGCCAGCGGCGCACGCACGATCTTTTCGCTGGGGCGGCTGGCGTCGGCGACGACCGCGGCGGGGCAGTCGGGCCCGTAGAAGGGCAGCAGGCGTTCCGCGATCTCGCGCAGCGCGTGCGCCCCGAGGTGCACAACCAGCGTCGCGCGATGCTCGGCGAGCCGTTCGAGCTGTTCGCTGTCCGGAACGGGCGAGGCGTTGCGGGCGTAGCGCGCGAGGATCACCGTCTGGCTGAGCGCCGGCACCGTCAGCTCGCGTCGCAGCGCCGCCGCGGCGGCTGCGAACGCCGGCACGCCGGGCACGATCTCCCAGGGAATCCCTAAGCGGTCGAGGCGCCGCGCCTGCTCGGCGAGCGCGCTAAAGATCGAGAGGTCGCCGGAGTGCAGGCGCGCGACATCCTCACCACGCTCGTGCGCAGCCGCGATCTCCGCGACGATCGCGTCGAGCTGGAGCGTCTGCGTGTCGATCCGGCGGGCGTCCGACGGTAGGTGCTCGAGCACCTCCGGTGGCACCAGCGAGCCGGCGTAAAGACAGGTGCGGCAGCGAGCCAGAACCCGTTGCGCTCGGAGCGTGAGGAGGTCGGCGGCCCCCGGTCCCGCGCCGATGAAGAAGCAGGTCACAGGGGCGAATGGTTGCGCAAGAGGGCGCGCCCCGTACCGAGCCTCAAGCGCGCGAACCCGGGCGCTCGGCGAACGCCTTCATCATCTCAATCGGAAGCGGGAACACCAGCACCGTGCTGCGCTCCGAACCAACCTCAAGCATCGTCTGCAGGTAGCGCAGCTGGATCGCGACCGGTTCGCGCGCGATCCGCTCGGCGGCCTGCGCCAGTCGCTCGGATGCCTGGAACTCGCCCTCGGCGGTGATGATCTTGGCGCGGCGCTCCCGCTCAGCCTCGGCCTGGCGGGCCATCGCGCGCTGCATGTTCTTGGGGATCTCGACGTCCTTGATCTCGACGGTCGTTACCTTCACGCCCCACGGCTCGGTCTGCTCGTCGATGATCCGCTGCAGCTCCGCGTTGAGGCGCTCGCGCTGGGAAAGCAGCTCGTCGAGCTCGGCCCGCCCGACGACCGCGCGCAAGGTTGTCTGCGCGATCTGCGAGGTGGCTTCGCGGTAGGCCTCGACCTGCACGATCGCGTTGACCGGGTCGACGACGCGGAAGTAGCAGACGGCGTTCACCGACACGGGCACGTTGTCGCGCGTGATCACCTCCTGGGGCGGCACGTTGAGCGTCACCGTGCGCAGGTCGACCTGGACCATGCGGTCGATGATCGGCACCAGCAAGACGAGCCCCGGCCCGCGCGCCCCGACCAGCCGCCCGAGCCGAAACACCACACCGCGCTCGTACTCGCGCAGGATGCGCACCGCCGAGGCGATCAGGACCAAAGCGAGGACAGCGAGCGCGATCAGCAAGGTCACGGTCGCCATTCAACGCTCGGGCGCGGACGGAACTGCTTCGGTGTCGGCCTGCGGGCCGCGCTCCGGCTCCACGACGAGCGTGAGCCCCTCCAGCGCGCGCACCACCACCCGCCGCCCACGCTCGACCGTCGAGCCGTCGGCGCTGCGTGCGCGCCACAGCTCGCCGTGGGTGAAGACCTGGCCGACGGGCGCGAGCGGTTCGCGGACGGTCGCGACCGCGCCGATTAGCTCTTCGCGCCCGGTCCGTGCCGGCGCGCGCCGTGCCCGCGCCGCCTTGGCTGCCACGAACAGGAAAAAGGCGGCCGCAGCGGCCGCCGTCGCGACCGACACGAAGGGCTGCGCGGCGGCGCCGCTGTCGGTGTCGAAAAGCACGAGCCCGGAGACTGCGAGCGCCACCGCCCCGCCAACGCCGAGCGCGCCGTGGGTCTGTAGCACCGCCTCGGCGGCGAACATCGCCGCCGCCACCGCCAGCAACAGCAGGCCGACCGCGGTCGTTGGCAGGCCGCTCAGCCCGAACAGCCCGAGCAGCAGCGCCACCGCGCCGACCGTGCCGGGCACGATCACCCCGGGCGTCGCGAGCTCCAGCGCCAGCCCGAGGATCCCCACCGTAAGCAGCACAAACGCCGTGTTTGGATCGAACAGGAAGGTCAGGGCGCGGTAGCGGAACGGCACCGCGCGCTGTTCCAGACGAGCGCCGGCTAGGCGCAGCGTTGTGCCCGCCTTGGGGCCGCGGAGGCGGAAGCCGTCGAGGCGACGCAGCAGTTCGCGCTCGTCGCCGGCGATGACGTCGACGAGGCGCCGGCGCGCGGCCTCGCGGGCGGTGACGTTCACCGCGCGGCGCACCATCTGCTCGGCGAGGTCGGCGTTGCGACCGTGACCCTCCGCCAGTGCCCGCACGTAAGCGGCGGCGTCGTTGGTGATCTTGCGCCCGAGTACCCGCTCGCTGCGGCCGTCGCCAGACGGCGCCAGCGAGATCGGGGTGGCCGAGCCGATGTTCGTCTCCGGCGCCATCGCCGCGACGTCGGCCGCCTGGACGATGAACAGCCCAGCCGAGGCTGCCCGTGCGCCGCGCGGCGCGACCCACGCGACGACCGGGGTCGGCGAGCCGATGAAGGCCTTGACGATCCGCCGCATCGCGCTGTCGAGGCCACCTGGGGTGTCGATTCGAAAGACCACCGCCGCGACGCGGTCGCGGCGGGCTTCACGCAGCGCGCGCTCCGCCCAGTCGGCGGCTGGCTCACCGATCTCGAGATCGAAGTCGACGATGCGCACCACCGGCCGTTCGCTGGGCGCCGCTGCCGGGCTCGCGAGCGGCCCGGCCGCGGTAAGCGTCAGCGCGCAGAGCGCCGCGGCCAGCGCGCAAGCGAGCGTGCGCCGCGGCCCGGTGGTCGGCGCGGTGCGGCGAGATCCCGCGACACGGCACCGTACCCCCGCGACCCGGCGCGGCAACGCTGCGTGCCCGGATAGCTTCCTCACCGCCCAGCTCCCTCATCGCCGACTCGCGCCAGCCACTGCACGACCGGCCGGCGCGGGCGCCAGCCGCGAAGCGCACCGAGCGGTTCGAGATCGGAGAGTTCGACGCGCAGCAGCTCGCCGCCGTAGCGGTCGGCGGCGTCGATCAGCGCCCGCTCCCCCTCGACGGTGACCGCGTGGGCGACGATCCGAGCGCGCCCGTTGCGGCGAGCTTGGAGCGCCGCGAGACAGGCATCGAGGAGCCCGGCGCGCGACACGCCGCCGCCCACGAACACCGCGTCGGGCGGCTCGAGACCGTCGAGTGCGGCCGGTGCCTCGCCGACCACCACCCGCAGCTCCGGCACCCCGAGCCGCTCTGCGTTGCGTGTGATCCGCGCCGCGCGGTCGGCCCGCTGCTCGATCGCGACGGCATGGGCGAGCGGCTCGGCGCGCAACCACTCGATGGCGATCGAGCCCGAGCCCGCGCCGACGTCCCACAGCAGCTCGCCGGGGAGCGGCGCGAGTGCCGCCAGCGCGAGGGCGCGCAGCGGCCACTTCGAGAGCTGACCGTCGGTCTCGAAGGCTTCGTCGGGCAGGCCCGGAGTGGGCGCGAGCGGCCTGCGGCGCGCCTCCAGCTCGACCTCAACCGCTACGCAGCTAAGCGGGTCGGCGCGCTGCTCTGAAAGAGCGGCGGCGCTCGTCGCGACCACCCGCTCGTCGTCCGCGCCGAGACGTTCGCACAGCCACGCTCGGCTTGCCCCGCAGCCGGCCTCGGTGAGCAGGCGACCGAGCCGCGCGGGCCCGTCGTCGCCGGTCGTGTAGACGCAGAGGCGACGCCCCGGCTGCAGGTGTCGGCGCACGCTGTCGAGACTGTGGGCGACGGCGCTGACCAGCGTCACCTCCTGCTCGGCCCAACCGAGCCGTGCGCATACGTAGGCGAGCGCTGACGGGTGCGGGTAAACGCGCAGCGCTTCTGCGCCGAAGTGGCGAGCCAGGGTCGCGCCGATGCCGTGCAGCATCGGATCGCCGCTCGCCAACACGCAGACCGAGCGCGCGGCGGCGAGCGCCGGCAGCTCCGCGAAGAGCTCGGTGAGCGGAGAGGGCAGGGTGCGCCGCTCGGCTGCGAGCGACGCCGGCAGGAGGGCGAGTTGGCGGGGCGCCCCGATCACCAGGTCAGCGCCCTCGAGCGTCCTGCGCGCGGCCTCCCCGAGGCCGGAGAAGCCGTCGGCGCCGATGCCTACTACCGCGATCGGTCGCATCGCCCTCACCGTGGCGAGCTATCGGCGGCAAGCTCGCCGAGAGACCGCTCGAGCGCGCCCACCAGTCGCGCGTTGGCCCGCGGCTCGCGCGCCGTCAGACGCAGGTAGTCGTCGCCGAGCCCCGGGAAGTTGCCGCAGCGTCGGACCGCGAAGCCGAGCTCCCGCAGGCGTGCGGCGACCCGCGGACCGTCCGGCACGTGGACCAGACAGAACGGCGCCACACCGGAGAACACGCTTAGGTCGTCGAGCTCGGCGAGGCGCGACGCCAGGTCGCGTCGACGCTCGCGTGCGCGGGCTGCCTGGCGTCGGCGGGCGGCGGGCTCCTCGGCCACCGCCCGCAGCACGGCGAGCGCCAGCGCGTTTGCCGACCACGGCGGCAGCACCGCCCGCAGGCGAGCGGCTAGCGGTGCGGGTGCCACCACCCAGCCGGCGCGAATTCCCGGCACCGCGAACAGCTTCGTTGCGCTACGTACGACGATCACGTCGGGCAGCCGGAGCGGGGCCAGCGACACGGCGTCGGGGTCGGGCGCGAAGTCGACGAACGCCTCGTCGACCACCAGCAGGCGACCTGGGCGGCGCAGCGCGAGCAGCTGCTCGCGGCTTGCCAACGTGCCGCTGGCAGCCGCCGGGTTGGTGACGACCACGAGGTCGGCGTCGTCGGGAACGTCCGCGGGGCGCAGTTCGAAGTCGTGCTGCGGTGTCCGCAGCACACGCGTGACCGGCACGCCGAAGGTGCGAAGCCCGGCCTCCGTCTCGCTGAACGATGGGCAGACGATGGCGGCGCGCCGCGGGCGCAGCGCCGGGGCGAGCGCCCACAAGGCCTCGGCACCGCCGTTGGTTGGCACGATCTCCTCCGCGGCGCGCCCGTGCCAGCGGGCCAGTGCCGCTTGGGCGGGTCGTGGATCGGGGTAGCGGGCGACGTCGTCGGCAAGCGCTCGCTGCAGCGCACGGTGAAGCCAAGGCGGGGGGCGTTCGCCGGCGACGGTCACTGCGTGGTCGGCGAGTCCGGGCGCTACTTCCGCGTCGCCGTGGCGTCGCAGCGCCGCGAGCTCGTGATCCCGTTGCCAGTCGTCGGTGGCGGCTGCGGCCGCTGGTAGTGGGCTGGCAGCAACGATGGCGTCGAGACCGCCGGCAGGGGTTGGGTGCGACGGGGATCCCGGCGGCGATGATCCCAGCGGCAAGACCCGACCCGCAACCACCAGCTCCGCGCCGGCGGCACCGTCGGCCAGGGCGCGGATGGCGTCGCCGAGCAGGTCGAGCCACAAGCGCGACCCGTGGTCGGGCGGCAGCAAACCTTCGCCCGCTTGTTCGGCGACGACGATCGTGGGGGCCAGCGAGCGACCGCGCGCGACCAGCGCGTCGACGGCCTCGCGCACCCGCGCCCGCGCGGCGCCGACCACCGCCTCCGGTGGTGCCGGCGCAAGCGCGCCGAGGCGGTGCAGCACCCCGGCGATCCAGGTGCCGAGCCCGTCGAGCAGCAGGCAGGC
Protein-coding regions in this window:
- the cbiE gene encoding precorrin-6y C5,15-methyltransferase (decarboxylating) subunit CbiE; translated protein: MRPIAVVGIGADGFSGLGEAARRTLEGADLVIGAPRQLALLPASLAAERRTLPSPLTELFAELPALAAARSVCVLASGDPMLHGIGATLARHFGAEALRVYPHPSALAYVCARLGWAEQEVTLVSAVAHSLDSVRRHLQPGRRLCVYTTGDDGPARLGRLLTEAGCGASRAWLCERLGADDERVVATSAAALSEQRADPLSCVAVEVELEARRRPLAPTPGLPDEAFETDGQLSKWPLRALALAALAPLPGELLWDVGAGSGSIAIEWLRAEPLAHAVAIEQRADRAARITRNAERLGVPELRVVVGEAPAALDGLEPPDAVFVGGGVSRAGLLDACLAALQARRNGRARIVAHAVTVEGERALIDAADRYGGELLRVELSDLEPLGALRGWRPRRPVVQWLARVGDEGAGR
- a CDS encoding bifunctional adenosylcobinamide kinase/adenosylcobinamide-phosphate guanylyltransferase, whose amino-acid sequence is MSRLEGLWLVLGGTRSGKSERGEQLARASGRPVAYLACADAADPAMRERIARHRARRPEGWQTIEVGDDLSGAVAGVDPAACLLLDGLGTWIAGVLHRLGALAPAPPEAVVGAARARVREAVDALVARGRSLAPTIVVAEQAGEGLLPPDHGSRLWLDLLGDAIRALADGAAGAELVVAGRVLPLGSSPPGSPSHPTPAGGLDAIVAASPLPAAAAATDDWQRDHELAALRRHGDAEVAPGLADHAVTVAGERPPPWLHRALQRALADDVARYPDPRPAQAALARWHGRAAEEIVPTNGGAEALWALAPALRPRRAAIVCPSFSETEAGLRTFGVPVTRVLRTPQHDFELRPADVPDDADLVVVTNPAAASGTLASREQLLALRRPGRLLVVDEAFVDFAPDPDAVSLAPLRLPDVIVVRSATKLFAVPGIRAGWVVAPAPLAARLRAVLPPWSANALALAVLRAVAEEPAARRRQAARARERRRDLASRLAELDDLSVFSGVAPFCLVHVPDGPRVAARLRELGFAVRRCGNFPGLGDDYLRLTAREPRANARLVGALERSLGELAADSSPR